Proteins from a single region of Salvelinus sp. IW2-2015 linkage group LG4p, ASM291031v2, whole genome shotgun sequence:
- the LOC111957241 gene encoding cell adhesion molecule DSCAML1-like: MTVPAMGGYGRRDQISVRSSELASLELGLERSPVSIVTTPARSLAWPNAALCTRRDCTKFLRNIPAIYGMWLVTLFLLYSLQEVNSEDVVSTRLYFVNASLQRVTFSSSVGVSLPCPAGGAPHAVLRWYLATGDDIYDVPHIRHVHANGTLQLYPFSPSAFNSYIHDNEYFCTAENQAGKIRSPSIHVKAVFREPYTVRVADQRSMRGNVAVFKCLIPSAVQEYVSVVSWEKDTVSMVPGKKVSEVSGGKVVESFVGQKEDLVFVACGDREPVEFTEDWVTCCQDLVWTRSLAAEF; the protein is encoded by the exons ATGACGGTCCCGGCTATGGGAGGGTACGGGAGGCGGGACCAGATCAGTGTCCGTTCCTCGGAGCTTGCGAGTCTGGAACTAGGGCTGGAGAGATCGCCGGTGAGCATCGTCACCACTCCAGCACGGAGCCTCGCTTGGCCGAACGCTGCGCTGTGCACTCGTCGGGATTGCACAAAATTCCTGAGAAATATACCTGCTATTTATGGCATGTGGCTGGTAACTTTATTCCTGCTGTATTCTTTACAAGAAG TGAACAGTGAGGATGTGGTCTCGACGCGGCTGTACTTTGTAAACGCCTCCCTGCAGCGGGTGACCTTCTCCAGCTCGGTCGGGGTGTCCCTGCCCTGCCCCGCGGGCGGCGCACCCCATGCCGTCCTGCGCTGGTACCTGGCCACCGGCGACGACATCTACGACGTGCCCCACATCCGCCACGTGCACGCCAACGGCACCCTCCAGCTCTACCCTTTCTCGCCCTCCGCCTTCAACAGCTACATCCATGACAACGAATACTTCTGCACCGCAGAGAACCAGGCCGGCAAGATCCGCAGCCCCAGCATCCACGTCAAAGCAG TGTTCAGGGAGCCCTATACGGTGCGGGTGGCAGACCAGCGGTCCATGCGGGGCAACGTGGCCGTGTTCAAGTGCCTCATCCCCTCGGCCGTGCAGGAGTACGTCAGCGTGGTGTCCTGGGAGAAAGACACCGTCTCCATGGTGCCAG GGAAGAAGGTCAGCGAGGTAAGCGGGGGCAAGGTGGTGGAGAGCTTCGTAGGTCAGAAAGAGGATCTTGTATTCGTTGCATGCGGAGACCGGGAGCCAGTGGAGTTCACGGAAGACTGGGTGACGTGCTGCCAGGACTTAGTATGGACGAGGAGTCTGGCTGCAGAGTTCTGA